From the Coffea eugenioides isolate CCC68of chromosome 1, Ceug_1.0, whole genome shotgun sequence genome, the window GAAGAATTAAATTAGCTAATGAGTGAATTAATTAGTGAGTGAGGTGTTTCTTAGCGCAGATCTTTCTCAGCTAACTTCCCTCTTCATTAGCCATCTATTTAATCTTTACTAttacttctctctctctctctctctctctctctctctttttcctctttctttctttcttttccatttcggctttcttttccaaaattcCATAATCAGCTGACACCGCTAttcctctctctttctttcgCTCTCCGCTTTCTCTTTCTTGctttctctctctatctctctgcATTTCTTTTAGGTGGATCTTGTAATTTTCTGCCTCCTTGTTCACTGATCACAAAAGGGTTgctatatttttcattttcctttccaTTTTTGAAGAGCCCATATCGTATCAGgcggtatttttttttttgtttttggttggtGGGTTCGCATTTTTGTAGCTTTTGTCAGCTGGGTTTTGAGTTTTATTGGTGAATGATTCGTGGGATTTTGATTAAATCCCTGGTTACGTGAATCAGGGTGTGGGCTTGGTTTTCATGGCAAGGAGGAATATTCTGTAGTCGTTTTCGTTGCTCAATTTCTGGGGAGGTTTAAGGATTTGTTGTTAGTTTTTCTAGGCTTGCTATTGTTGAAATCTGATGGTTTtagtgtcattttttttttgacatttttgttGCCTGAGGGACTGATCAGTGATCACTTGCTCCAAAGGGTGCATTGCAGCTTCAGCAGTCTTCTTCGTTGAGGTAAAATGATTAATCAAATCAATTGAATTAACGGGTTATTTTAATGTTAGTAAAATTGTAATTGCATATAATCTTGCATGTGTATCGTTTTTATGGTAGAATTGGAATAAAATGGTATTATTGTTACTGGAACTTGTtgggatttaattatttattttttaatttttgagagCTATTGATTGCTCCTGCTGCATGCAGTGGATTATTCATATTTGATCtgttaaatttttattttttatttaatttatctGGATGATTTGATGGTTCATATTGATGGATCTAGGAATTATTAAAGCTACTGCCAAACCAATTGAGCTAAGAAAAAGTTCTTCGTAGTTACCAAAGTTTTAGGTGGATTCTATTCAGATATTTGCTGTTGTATTTCATCATGTTCTGTACAGAATTTTAAGTTGTATCCTTCCTGATTATTTTCGTGGAAAAAAATATGTGCATCTGTAACTTGGTGATTGAGGATAGTATATACTCCTTAGTATCTAGGAATACGAACAGGTAATTGAGCTTAGTGAGTGCTTCAGAGATGCTAGATGTATCTCTCTCCTCCTTGATAGTCTGCATTCTTTTGTTTGATACCAGTAAAGTATGCTGCTGATTAAGTTTGTTCGATTAACGATGTGTTTATTCTATACTCTTTTATCTCTTCTTATGAAATTTTTGCTGGTGATGTAAATTACTCGCATGAGTTCATTCGTTGGCCGCAAATGTTGCGCCATTGGTTGTGTCTGTTTATTGTCTGCTCCTATATGTGGTCTTCATTGTCCAATCTGATAATTTAATATTATTCCCATATATTAGTTCGCCAAATAAAAATAGTAATTTAGCTCTATGATCGATAAAGGTATCTGAAGGATACTTTGTATTGTGACCTCAAAGTGATTTTTATTGGTGTTTTCAAGAAATGATAATTGGTTTAAAGGTAAAGGAAATGACGTATTCTGTTTCTTCGTCAGCCATTTATTGTGCTTATTGTATCAGCATTAATTATATAATATCCATTCCTCTGTATTTTTCAGTGGTTTTGACCTCTGCAATTGGATATGATCGCATTTATCGAATCATGCTACCAAATGGATGGGATTTAGGATATTTGAAGGTGATAGGCTAGTttttgaagataaaaatgttaaGTTTGAAGCGTTTGAATTACTGTGGTTGTTGTCATCTACTGCTTTGAATCAAACCTTTGTTCATAATGCTGtctatttttaattttgttagttattttttattatttatatatCAACCTCTAGTCTCCGTTATATGAGCTCACCTTTCTGAGCTGtgtccttcattttttttttttttgtcgtttTCTTTTCTATGTATGTGCTTACGTATTCCAACCGAAATGCATTATTTATCATGCGCCGCACAcattttgatttttattgaCAGAACATGAGTATGACGAGTGAAAGTGAAGACCGGATGGTGCCTAAAGGTGCCATAGGTTCACCATCCGTTGAAGAAACTAGTGGTGGAGGAAACTTCGGAGTGAATGGTCCTCTGAAGAAAGGTCCCTGGACTTCTGCAGAAGATGCAATTTTGGTTGAGTATGTGACTAAGCATGGAGAGGGGAACTGGAATGCAGTCCAGAAGCATTCAGGACTTGCCCGCTGTGGAAAGAGTTGTCGTTTAAGATGGGCAAATCACCTGAGGCCAGATCTGAAAAAAGGTGCGTTCACTCCTGAGGAGGAGCGGCGTATCATTGAACTCCATGCTAAAATGGGAAACAAATGGGCAAGAATGGCTGCTGAGGTATGCCTCAATCTGTCTCCTTATTTTCTTTCTGTAATTAAGCCATGCCATTTTAAAAGACAGACTCTGTTGCATTTAATTCTCTACCTCTTTCTGTTTTATGTCACGGCAAGTTGGCAACTCAAGTGccaacagatttttttttttggggtacaGAAAAGTTTGGGTTCGAGCAAATTACAAGTACTTTCTGTGAGCATGATCTAAGAAGTGATGTTTCCAAAACTTTTCTGCGTTGGACTATGGCTGAAGAATGGTTATAAAGTTCAATCTTACTTGTGGATTTTGAGAGCTTTTCTGCTGCTTCAATTTTCAAAGGCCcctacccccccccccctctttaTGTATGGTTTCATACAGAGGTGATAAGGAAATGCATATAATTTTTGTCAGGTAGAACTGTAGCATAAAATACTGAGCAAATCCAAGCTTCTATATTGCCAAGCCTCTATTGTGGCAGAATTTAGTCTGAAGTCCCTGTAAATGCCTTTAGTAATGGTTAGCATTGTAATGTTGCATTAGTAATTTCAGAACTTATCATGGAACAAGGAGTCTACTTCTCTACTGTCTGTTCAATTCGCTTTCCCTCTAGAAGTCAGAATGCAGATGTTTCCATTGACTTTTCTCTTCCATGTAAAAATGTTGAATCCTGGAGTTCTTTTTTAACGTTTTATGaatgcatcccatactagcaaAGGGTGTGGTTTTCTTCACATTTACGGAATGGATAGTATATTTGGATCTTGCCATTGTGTTAATCTCTGTGCTTATTCATATGCCTGCTCTTTCTGTTTTAATGTTGTATTTTCTTTCAGTTACCTGGCCGTACAGATAATGAGATAAAAAACTATTGGAATACTAGAATCAAGAGACGACAGCGTGCTGGCTTGCCAATCTATCCTCCTGATATCTGTTTGCAAGCTTTGAGCGAGAGCAAACAAAGTGAGAATCTGTCTAGTTTCTCGTCGGTGGAGACACAACATCCTGATCTCTTACCAATTAACAGCTTTGAGATTCCAGCTGTAGAATTcaaaaatttggaactcaatcaCCAGTTGTATCCATCACCACTTCTCGATGTTCCAGGTCGTGGTTTGCTTGATATTCCTGCTAGTAGCCTGCTGGCCCAAGGTCTTCATTCTTCCTATGGCGGCAAAATTTTGCTATCAGCAGTCCATCCAACAAAACGTCTTCGACAATCTGAGTCCTTGTTCCCTGGCTTGGCTACCAGTTTTACTGGTGCCTTCACAAACTGCAGTAAATATCACAATGATGGTTCTGCACAGAATCTTCAATCATTTGGGATCACCTCTGCATATGATCAGAATCTAACTTCAGACAACCAATCAACATCCTGTGTACTTCCTGGCAGCCATGCCCTTCTAAATGGCAAC encodes:
- the LOC113777975 gene encoding transcription factor GAMYB-like, with translation MSMTSESEDRMVPKGAIGSPSVEETSGGGNFGVNGPLKKGPWTSAEDAILVEYVTKHGEGNWNAVQKHSGLARCGKSCRLRWANHLRPDLKKGAFTPEEERRIIELHAKMGNKWARMAAELPGRTDNEIKNYWNTRIKRRQRAGLPIYPPDICLQALSESKQSENLSSFSSVETQHPDLLPINSFEIPAVEFKNLELNHQLYPSPLLDVPGRGLLDIPASSLLAQGLHSSYGGKILLSAVHPTKRLRQSESLFPGLATSFTGAFTNCSKYHNDGSAQNLQSFGITSAYDQNLTSDNQSTSCVLPGSHALLNGNPSSSEPSWAMKLELPSLQTQIGSWGSPSSPLPSLESVDTLIQSPPTEHTQSGSLSPRNSGLLDAVLYESQSLKNFKSSSCQHMSSVSMAQGEVMDNSLQDLHEAEWEAYGDPISPRGHSAASVLSEYTPISRSSMDELQSLENTPGGKVKQEAEEMVPTQFCGNDDAFNSNNMIFSRPDFLLASNCFGPKGEYGKEQLHAERCSWGTSW